In Fusarium falciforme chromosome 10, complete sequence, a single genomic region encodes these proteins:
- a CDS encoding AB hydrolase-1 domain-containing protein, which translates to MPSTREYICHPNGQTTSYFYDSFVDPWRPSETILIQHGFARTADHFYHWVPALARRYNVIRRDLRGHGGSSFPTDQDGSYDYSTATILEEIKDTLDQLKLDKVHFIGESTSGMLAQIFAATYPDRIHSVIICSSPTHLPQAAQQFLAFGKSSWPAACRELGSLGWAEQLAASSGTVSSSDPDYIKWWIDKVAVSDGEGLASYAEFLCKLDSRPYLGRIKAPMLILCSTNSAMVTVESMRELATQVPTSRLEAIEAKGHEIYAEAADKCLAKVSEFLESLQLGQQQ; encoded by the coding sequence ATGCCGTCAACTCGCGAGTACATTTGCCACCCCAACGGGCAGACCACAAGCTATTTTTATGACAGCTTCGTGGATCCGTGGCGTCCCAGCGAGACTATTTTGATACAGCACGGCTTTGCAAGAACAGCTGATCATTTCTACCACTGGGTTCCGGCCCTTGCGCGGCGTTACAACGTCATCCGCCGAGACCTACGCGGCCATGGAGGTTCAAGCTTCCCAACCGATCAAGATGGTTCATATGACTACTCAACCGCCACCATCCTCGAAGAGATCAAAGACACGCTGGATCAGCTAAAGCTCGACAAAGTTCACTTTATTGGCGAGTCCACCAGCGGTATGCTGGCGCAGATTTTTGCCGCCACGTACCCAGACCGAATCCATTCTGTCATTATTTGCTCTTCGCCAACACACCTCCCTCAGGCCGCACAGCAGTTTCTAGCATTTGGCAAATCTTCTTGGCCCGCGGCATGCCGAGAGCTAGGGTCACTTGGCTGGGCTGAGCAGCTCGCGGCGTCTAGTGGGACTGTGTCCAGCAGCGACCCAGACTATATCAAGTGGTGGATCGACAAGGTGGCAGTCAGTGATGGGGAAGGGCTTGCGTCTTACGCCGAGTTCTTGTGCAAGTTGGACAGTAGACCATATCTCGGCCGCATCAAGGCACCGATGCTCATCCTCTGCTCGACCAACAGCGCCATGGTTACCGTTGAATCCATGCGTGAGCTTGCCACTCAAGTTCCAACTTCGAGATTGGAGGCGATTGAGGCCAAGGGCCACGAGATCTatgctgaggctgctgacaAGTGCCTTGCCAAAGTTTCCGAGTTCCTCGAGAGTCTCCAACTTGGTCAACAGCAATGA